In Bacteriovorax sp. Seq25_V, the following are encoded in one genomic region:
- a CDS encoding DegT/DnrJ/EryC1/StrS aminotransferase family protein: MSISAVPFITLNRFEDGFRDQFLKGVEGLFDNTQFVGGPMVAELEATLATKVGSKYAVGCANGTDAIQIALRAVGVEKNDVVLVPDMTFWATFEAVVNVGANPATVDVSRETLHWDVETFKAAIEKFKPKAAIMVHLYGWASPDTTAIRKAAKDAGVLLIEDGAQCFGTEVDGKSVLGESLISTTSFYPAKVLGASGDAGAIFTNDENLAKTARILVNHGRTDHYSHGMIGWNSRIGAYESLFLNLSLKHIDARLDSRREAVKYYQENLQGLPLKVVTAASNVSENGYCAVALIEPELRGALIETLKSKNIGFGTIYPGAMSLQSGAKDHLVGSIDNGNAHYISQAVLNLPCFAYITKEELAYVVAAVKEHFKK, translated from the coding sequence ATGTCTATTTCAGCTGTACCATTTATTACCCTCAATAGATTTGAAGATGGATTTAGAGATCAATTTTTAAAAGGTGTTGAAGGATTATTTGATAATACTCAATTTGTTGGTGGCCCAATGGTCGCTGAACTTGAAGCAACTCTTGCAACGAAGGTTGGTTCAAAATATGCTGTTGGCTGTGCTAATGGAACTGATGCAATCCAAATTGCTTTAAGAGCTGTTGGTGTTGAAAAGAACGATGTTGTTCTTGTTCCAGATATGACTTTCTGGGCAACTTTTGAAGCGGTTGTTAATGTTGGCGCAAATCCTGCGACAGTTGATGTTAGCCGTGAAACTCTTCATTGGGATGTCGAGACTTTTAAAGCAGCGATTGAAAAATTTAAACCAAAAGCTGCTATTATGGTTCATCTCTACGGTTGGGCTTCTCCTGATACGACAGCTATTCGCAAGGCCGCAAAAGATGCTGGCGTTCTTTTAATTGAAGATGGCGCTCAGTGTTTTGGAACCGAAGTTGATGGGAAATCTGTTCTTGGAGAAAGTTTAATTTCTACAACAAGTTTTTATCCTGCAAAAGTGCTTGGAGCTTCTGGAGATGCTGGAGCAATTTTTACAAATGATGAAAACCTAGCAAAGACGGCCAGAATACTTGTCAATCATGGACGTACAGATCACTATTCTCACGGAATGATTGGTTGGAACTCACGTATCGGTGCTTATGAATCTCTATTTTTAAATCTTTCTTTAAAGCATATCGATGCCAGACTAGACAGTAGAAGAGAAGCGGTAAAATACTACCAAGAAAATCTTCAAGGACTTCCTCTAAAAGTAGTTACAGCGGCTTCAAATGTTTCTGAAAATGGTTACTGTGCAGTCGCACTTATTGAGCCAGAATTAAGAGGTGCTTTAATTGAAACTTTAAAGTCAAAGAATATTGGTTTTGGGACTATATACCCAGGAGCAATGAGTCTTCAAAGTGGAGCAAAAGATCACTTAGTTGGTTCAATCGATAATGGAAATGCTCACTATATTTCGCAAGCAGTTCTAAACCTGCCATGTTTTGCATATATTACAAAAGAAGAATTAGCGTACGTTGTAGCGGCGGTAAAAGAGCATTTTAAAAAGTAA
- a CDS encoding YaiI/YqxD family protein produces the protein MDNTINFKIWIDADACPKVIKEVVYKTCARTGVPVTLVANSYMTIPHSPLIRLIQVEQGADVADSYIVEHLEADDIIITADIPLASLVVEKGALAINPRGELYTEENISERLSMRDFMQDLRDSGMQTGGPAPFGPKDKESFANSLNKILTKKLK, from the coding sequence ATGGATAATACAATCAATTTTAAAATTTGGATAGACGCAGATGCCTGTCCTAAAGTCATTAAAGAAGTTGTTTACAAAACTTGTGCTCGCACCGGAGTCCCTGTAACTCTTGTTGCTAATAGTTATATGACTATTCCTCATTCTCCACTGATTCGCCTCATTCAAGTTGAGCAAGGTGCCGATGTTGCAGATTCCTATATTGTCGAACACCTTGAAGCTGATGATATTATTATTACTGCTGATATTCCGCTTGCTTCTCTTGTCGTTGAAAAAGGCGCATTAGCAATTAATCCTCGTGGAGAGTTGTATACGGAGGAGAATATCAGTGAGCGTCTTTCCATGAGAGATTTTATGCAAGATCTGCGTGATAGTGGAATGCAGACTGGAGGGCCAGCGCCATTTGGACCAAAAGATAAGGAGTCTTTTGCAAACTCACTAAATAAAATACTAACAAAGAAGTTAAAATAG
- a CDS encoding ImmA/IrrE family metallo-endopeptidase, producing MKIKTIAQTLLALGLSSIALASPMTEQSFHQVIDEVLSHYQEQIELKYGPITFDTKWESKVANASVSYRKNKVIMTFHGEFPRKYNLTDDAFAITVCHEVGHLLAGEPKVYPTKKYSAEAQADYFATSECLPRIFKDDRIRMERAILDSREIYGNASVDTPSTEVVTITNVNDYPSKQCRFDTLIAGLNQEQRPACWFNDSYDFTTWDYKENYVYEEAQILGTAGKVTLNPLGCHVEVNDIDFYGPSYLAPLEESDIYSQGFFIVGKCDINENSDFSGSLSYYRGKIYRNLNSNDK from the coding sequence ATGAAAATCAAGACTATCGCACAAACATTACTGGCCCTAGGCCTTTCATCAATCGCACTTGCTTCACCAATGACAGAGCAAAGCTTTCATCAGGTTATCGATGAAGTTCTTTCACACTACCAAGAACAGATTGAACTAAAATATGGTCCAATTACTTTTGACACGAAATGGGAAAGTAAAGTGGCCAATGCCAGTGTCTCGTATCGTAAAAATAAAGTTATTATGACTTTCCACGGCGAGTTTCCAAGAAAATACAATTTAACTGACGACGCTTTCGCTATAACTGTATGCCATGAAGTTGGTCACCTCCTCGCAGGAGAGCCAAAGGTATATCCAACCAAGAAGTATTCCGCAGAGGCCCAGGCCGATTACTTTGCCACATCAGAATGCTTACCAAGGATTTTCAAGGATGATCGCATACGTATGGAAAGAGCGATATTAGATTCACGGGAAATTTATGGCAATGCCTCTGTTGACACTCCATCAACTGAAGTTGTGACAATCACAAATGTAAATGATTATCCTTCCAAGCAATGTCGTTTTGATACTTTGATAGCAGGTCTTAATCAAGAACAAAGGCCTGCATGTTGGTTTAACGACAGTTATGACTTTACAACATGGGACTACAAAGAAAATTATGTCTACGAAGAAGCACAAATTCTAGGAACAGCGGGAAAAGTTACTTTAAACCCACTTGGTTGTCATGTGGAAGTTAACGATATCGATTTCTATGGACCAAGTTATCTTGCACCACTTGAAGAAAGTGATATCTATTCACAGGGATTCTTTATTGTTGGAAAATGCGATATAAATGAGAATTCAGATTTTTCTGGCTCTCTTAGTTATTATCGTGGAAAGATTTATCGTAATCTCAATTCAAATGATAAATAA
- a CDS encoding DUF3750 domain-containing protein, with the protein MKIVYKLLQFTLLLMIFSSCSSKDWRSASRESANIATPAKEQKEDIFQIYYARAFAWRGYFGTHPWVAWKLKEDTAYTVAQVTSWNIRATGSAINVEKQLPDRKWYDNEPTLLFESTGGDARLIVAEVKKLIKQYPFKDRYVLWPGPNSNTFVSYLIRNIKEIDTELPANAIGKDYLGPNTFWGESQSNTGYQLSFFGLFGATAAKNEGIEINLLGLNFGIDFWRPALKLPFIGRLGFSESVKK; encoded by the coding sequence ATGAAAATCGTATATAAACTTCTTCAATTTACTCTCCTATTAATGATCTTCTCATCTTGTTCGAGTAAGGACTGGAGAAGTGCATCACGGGAAAGTGCAAATATTGCAACTCCTGCAAAAGAACAGAAGGAAGATATTTTCCAGATCTACTATGCTCGAGCATTCGCATGGCGCGGCTATTTTGGAACACACCCATGGGTGGCCTGGAAACTAAAAGAAGATACGGCTTACACTGTTGCCCAGGTGACATCATGGAATATCAGAGCAACTGGTTCGGCCATCAATGTTGAAAAGCAGCTCCCAGATAGGAAATGGTATGATAATGAACCAACCCTATTATTTGAAAGCACTGGCGGTGATGCAAGACTCATTGTTGCCGAGGTCAAAAAACTTATCAAGCAATACCCATTTAAAGATCGCTATGTGCTTTGGCCTGGACCAAACTCAAATACATTTGTCTCTTACTTAATCAGAAACATTAAGGAGATCGACACAGAACTTCCTGCCAATGCAATCGGTAAAGACTATCTCGGTCCAAATACGTTCTGGGGAGAAAGTCAAAGTAACACAGGTTACCAACTCTCTTTCTTTGGATTATTTGGCGCAACTGCAGCTAAGAATGAAGGTATCGAAATTAACCTACTGGGACTAAACTTCGGTATCGATTTTTGGAGGCCAGCACTGAAACTTCCTTTTATTGGACGTCTTGGCTTCAGTGAATCAGTAAAGAAGTGA
- a CDS encoding DUF6172 family protein has translation MKKTFQIKVDNKAPERQVDSIKHEVKKYLGRERRKSTPEGVDFWDFDCRIGDNAQVAKSIDTTEINGEITKLLEDKKESFYLEILAKPGHKQKKSS, from the coding sequence ATGAAAAAGACATTCCAGATAAAAGTAGATAACAAAGCTCCTGAAAGACAAGTTGACTCAATTAAACATGAGGTAAAAAAATACTTGGGACGTGAAAGACGAAAGTCGACTCCAGAAGGCGTAGATTTTTGGGACTTTGATTGTCGTATTGGTGATAATGCTCAAGTAGCAAAGTCAATTGACACGACAGAAATCAATGGTGAAATCACTAAACTTCTCGAGGATAAGAAAGAATCATTCTATCTTGAGATTCTTGCCAAGCCAGGTCATAAACAAAAGAAGTCCAGCTAA
- a CDS encoding Hsp70 family protein codes for MSFYAIDFGTSNSLISYIDKDGNAKLIPIDHDGDVILKSIIYTPTQREWFYGKEAIFERENNDGEGRFFRSIKKFLAEPNYKGTEVHGKQVSIEFLVSKILGHMKSQADKVVGENVTSVVLGRPARYSLNDDNDQLAQDRMEKAAKLAGFERIIFCPEPLAAGLNFSSLSDKSQEMNVLIADFGGGTSDFTILRVHDKEYSADDVLGMSGLFVAGDALDGQMMRDFISKHFGSQIEYQIPFNDNVLKFPKKLMLTLCSPAHISILRERETWELLKEIQSYSISDEYKRLIDQLFTLVEEQLAYPVYSEIENTKIALSSKSTSTYQFHQSSIHIDEEITEDAYRESISETVDKIKDSMLKAFDHSNLELEDINRVFITGGTGQSPYIQEMLKEIFGPEKISDGEVFQSVINGLTEYAKLQQ; via the coding sequence ATGAGTTTTTACGCAATAGACTTCGGTACCTCAAATTCGTTAATTTCTTATATTGATAAAGATGGCAATGCTAAACTAATCCCCATTGATCACGATGGGGATGTTATCTTGAAGTCCATTATTTACACTCCTACTCAAAGAGAATGGTTCTATGGTAAAGAAGCAATTTTTGAACGTGAGAATAATGATGGAGAAGGACGCTTCTTTCGATCAATAAAAAAATTTCTTGCGGAACCAAATTATAAGGGAACTGAAGTTCACGGTAAGCAAGTTTCAATTGAATTTCTCGTTTCGAAAATTTTGGGACATATGAAATCTCAAGCAGACAAAGTGGTAGGCGAAAATGTCACAAGCGTCGTGCTTGGTCGTCCTGCTCGTTATTCTTTAAATGACGATAACGACCAATTGGCCCAGGATAGAATGGAAAAGGCCGCTAAGCTTGCAGGCTTTGAAAGAATTATCTTCTGCCCTGAACCTCTTGCTGCAGGATTAAACTTTTCCTCACTCAGTGATAAGTCTCAAGAGATGAATGTCTTGATTGCTGACTTCGGTGGGGGGACTTCTGATTTCACGATCCTTCGTGTTCATGACAAAGAGTACTCAGCTGATGATGTCCTTGGCATGAGCGGTCTCTTTGTGGCCGGAGACGCCCTTGATGGGCAGATGATGAGAGATTTTATTTCCAAGCATTTTGGATCACAAATCGAATATCAAATTCCATTTAATGATAATGTGTTAAAGTTTCCAAAAAAGCTGATGTTAACTCTATGTTCTCCTGCTCACATATCGATCTTACGCGAAAGAGAAACGTGGGAACTTTTAAAAGAAATTCAAAGCTATAGTATTAGTGATGAGTATAAGCGCTTAATTGACCAGCTGTTCACTCTTGTCGAGGAACAACTGGCCTATCCTGTTTATAGTGAAATTGAAAATACAAAGATTGCCCTGAGTTCAAAGAGCACGAGCACATATCAATTTCATCAATCTTCGATTCATATCGATGAGGAGATTACTGAAGACGCTTATCGAGAGTCGATTTCTGAGACTGTCGATAAAATTAAAGACTCAATGCTTAAGGCCTTTGATCATTCCAACTTAGAGCTCGAAGACATTAATAGGGTCTTCATCACAGGTGGTACTGGACAGTCTCCATATATTCAAGAAATGCTCAAAGAAATTTTTGGACCAGAAAAAATCTCCGATGGAGAGGTTTTTCAATCAGTGATTAATGGTCTAACTGAGTATGCGAAACTTCAACAATAG
- a CDS encoding DEAD/DEAH box helicase, translated as MIDFKSLNLHASILEALEKKGYTSPTPIQAQAIPHLLENKDLLGIAQTGTGKTAAFSLPIINRLGSNKIKVKPARMRTLILTPTRELASQIDENIKSYSKGLKLSSTVIFGGVSPRPQIMAMSKGVDILVATPGRLLDLMGDGHILFEQLEVFVLDEADRMLDMGFIRDIKKVIAKLPKVRQTLLFSATMPNDIADLANSLLKEPVRVEVTPESTTVEKIDQKLCLVDRTNKPLLLKSILQDKTIQSVLVFTRTKHGANRVVKHLEDAGIGAAAIHGNKSQGARERALDLFKRGKIRALVATDIAARGIDISNITHVVNYDLPNDPKSYVHRIGRTARAGREGVAISFCDETELKLLKDIEKTIKMKIDVDTTQPYHGAEPHLAKKQPLRNPNEAKGNKPKHNQNRRRKPLNKKASGAAPRKSN; from the coding sequence ATGATAGATTTCAAATCGTTGAATTTGCACGCCTCTATATTAGAAGCTCTCGAAAAAAAGGGTTACACAAGCCCAACACCAATACAGGCGCAGGCCATCCCTCACTTACTAGAAAATAAAGATTTACTTGGAATAGCACAAACTGGAACAGGAAAGACTGCTGCCTTTTCATTGCCGATTATTAATCGACTTGGAAGTAATAAGATCAAGGTAAAGCCTGCAAGAATGCGTACTCTTATTCTTACACCAACACGTGAGCTTGCTTCACAGATTGATGAAAATATTAAGTCTTATAGTAAAGGTCTAAAGCTTTCAAGCACTGTTATCTTCGGTGGAGTTTCGCCTCGTCCACAAATTATGGCCATGTCAAAAGGTGTGGATATTCTTGTGGCAACTCCTGGACGACTGCTTGATCTGATGGGTGATGGACATATTCTTTTTGAGCAACTTGAAGTTTTTGTTCTTGATGAAGCCGATCGTATGCTCGATATGGGGTTTATTCGCGATATCAAAAAAGTAATCGCGAAACTTCCTAAAGTAAGACAAACTCTTCTTTTTTCAGCAACGATGCCAAATGATATTGCCGACCTTGCGAATTCTTTACTAAAAGAACCTGTGCGAGTTGAAGTAACTCCAGAATCGACAACAGTTGAAAAAATTGATCAGAAGCTTTGTCTTGTTGATCGTACAAATAAACCACTGCTTTTAAAAAGTATCCTTCAGGACAAGACGATACAAAGTGTACTTGTTTTTACTCGTACAAAGCATGGTGCTAATAGAGTTGTAAAACATCTTGAGGATGCAGGAATTGGTGCCGCCGCAATTCATGGGAATAAGTCTCAAGGAGCTCGTGAAAGAGCTCTAGATTTATTTAAGCGCGGAAAAATTAGAGCTCTAGTAGCAACTGATATTGCTGCTCGTGGAATTGATATTTCTAATATTACTCACGTTGTTAATTATGATCTTCCAAATGATCCAAAAAGTTATGTTCACCGTATTGGTCGAACGGCTAGGGCCGGACGTGAAGGTGTTGCAATTTCATTTTGTGATGAGACGGAGCTTAAACTTTTAAAAGACATTGAAAAAACAATTAAGATGAAAATAGATGTTGATACTACTCAACCATATCACGGTGCTGAACCACATCTTGCGAAGAAACAACCTTTACGCAATCCAAATGAAGCTAAGGGAAACAAGCCAAAGCATAATCAAAATAGACGTCGAAAGCCACTTAATAAGAAGGCTTCTGGTGCTGCTCCTAGAAAAAGTAATTAA
- a CDS encoding DUF3820 family protein — MENQLNFDKEYLKKFTTTRMPFGRYKGVRLIDIPEEYMVWFENEGFPDGELGILLRELYEIKVNGLEYLFKNI; from the coding sequence ATGGAAAACCAACTTAACTTTGATAAAGAATATTTAAAAAAATTTACAACGACCAGAATGCCTTTTGGTCGCTACAAGGGTGTTCGTCTAATTGATATCCCTGAAGAGTATATGGTTTGGTTTGAAAATGAGGGCTTCCCTGATGGAGAGCTTGGAATTCTCTTACGTGAACTTTATGAGATAAAAGTTAATGGTCTAGAGTATCTTTTCAAGAATATCTAA
- a CDS encoding endonuclease/exonuclease/phosphatase family protein — protein MFKKLIFLFSVICAASSFASGNLRVLTLNLGAIMPFSSSTEARISSFCEEIKTKDYDVILLQEVWISSYRELVKKKCDFKYSLDLDEQSGLDRNIEKGRVSSPSMRGINFVLSNLFGHLGLDSGLLILSRYKLNSPKRLIFSESGDEKYIFDGESFVSKGAIGATIKHPKLGDIFIATTHLVSDYIDHDYQEQKKLQLTELAAWFKVNSRRGKSILGGDFNISPPSDKRRRHLNTSNLWENLKNNYLKDFAALNSDFSDLTTFPGTGQDDDEGVVDHIFGHGGIIPLKGEITLKNGFSDHYGFEAIFGTQDLSLF, from the coding sequence ATGTTTAAGAAACTCATTTTCCTATTTTCAGTCATTTGTGCTGCAAGTTCCTTTGCTAGTGGAAATCTTCGTGTTCTGACCTTGAACCTCGGGGCAATTATGCCTTTTTCTTCAAGCACTGAAGCGAGAATTTCTAGTTTTTGTGAAGAGATTAAGACCAAAGATTATGATGTAATTCTTTTACAAGAAGTGTGGATTAGCTCATATCGTGAGCTTGTTAAAAAGAAATGTGATTTTAAATATAGCCTTGATTTGGATGAACAAAGTGGACTTGATCGCAATATTGAAAAGGGGAGGGTTAGCTCTCCTTCAATGCGTGGAATAAATTTCGTACTTTCAAATCTCTTTGGTCATCTGGGTCTTGATTCAGGTCTTTTGATTCTTAGTCGCTATAAGCTTAATTCTCCAAAGCGTTTAATCTTCTCTGAAAGTGGGGATGAGAAGTATATCTTCGATGGAGAGTCCTTTGTTTCGAAAGGAGCAATTGGTGCAACAATCAAGCATCCTAAGCTTGGTGATATCTTTATTGCGACAACTCACTTGGTTTCAGATTATATCGATCACGATTATCAGGAGCAAAAGAAACTTCAGCTGACAGAGCTGGCGGCCTGGTTCAAGGTGAATTCAAGAAGAGGTAAGTCGATTCTTGGTGGAGATTTTAATATTTCACCACCAAGTGATAAGAGAAGACGTCATCTCAACACAAGTAATCTTTGGGAAAACCTCAAGAATAACTATTTAAAAGACTTCGCGGCCCTTAATTCTGATTTTTCTGACCTCACAACTTTCCCTGGAACTGGACAAGATGATGATGAAGGTGTCGTTGATCATATCTTTGGGCACGGAGGTATCATCCCATTAAAAGGTGAGATTACTCTTAAAAATGGCTTCTCTGATCACTATGGCTTCGAGGCCATCTTTGGAACTCAAGACCTCAGTCTTTTCTAA
- a CDS encoding LysE family translocator translates to MILALITGLVIGFLMCIPIGPINVWVINTQLRKGAKSALAIAGGGSLMDFIYFYIILSGLSFFSFSESIINFFKVIGILVIFGMGVKELLFSSQSFNEEFVDQARTKTIVTSFLVGIILYTSNPGLIVTMTALGAFLKSLDLFEFNLLNILIVSLGLAMGSFLWFVCLSHFVKRYQEAIRTKYMAKVSKLSGLLMLLLGIFMSIKILF, encoded by the coding sequence ATGATTTTAGCACTTATAACTGGTCTTGTTATTGGCTTTCTTATGTGTATTCCAATTGGACCAATTAATGTCTGGGTTATCAATACTCAGTTAAGAAAAGGTGCCAAAAGTGCTCTCGCAATTGCGGGGGGCGGCTCTTTGATGGATTTTATCTATTTCTATATAATTCTAAGTGGATTGTCTTTTTTCAGTTTCTCTGAATCGATCATTAATTTTTTCAAGGTTATTGGTATTCTTGTAATTTTTGGGATGGGAGTTAAGGAACTTCTATTTTCTTCACAAAGCTTTAATGAAGAATTTGTTGATCAAGCACGAACTAAAACAATTGTTACATCTTTTTTGGTCGGAATTATACTCTATACTTCAAATCCTGGACTTATTGTCACGATGACGGCATTAGGTGCTTTTTTAAAAAGTTTAGATTTATTCGAGTTTAATTTACTCAATATCTTAATTGTCTCTCTTGGTCTTGCAATGGGGTCTTTTCTTTGGTTTGTATGCTTGAGTCACTTTGTTAAACGCTATCAAGAAGCTATTAGAACTAAGTATATGGCCAAAGTGAGCAAACTAAGTGGTCTTCTTATGTTGTTACTAGGTATTTTTATGAGTATAAAAATTTTGTTTTAG
- a CDS encoding DEAD/DEAH box helicase: MKKFEDLKLTQDLLKGLADHSFTTPTDIQYQAIPHIIENRDVLGLARTGTGKTVAFILPIVQKVKVAGVALIITPTRELATQIKNCFDLFGGPLGLKSVDLIGGVRKEIQIEKLKESPSLIVATPGRFIDLINNEEISTGDITTFIIDEADMLLDMGFLNDIHFIINKIPAKRQNLLFSATMPAAIELLANEILNNPVKVEVTPESSVVDSIEQRVFFVSEENKEFLLLSLLEQEKLNKVIIFCKAKYGVANVVERLRSSGVSVQDLHSNKSQVERERALKEFDNEEVRVLVATDIAARGLDISKVSHVINFNLPEDAANYVHRIGRTARAGKDGDAISLCSEKDLPLLRNIEALIKKKIPVERNHPFHAELVVPAKKKRSRRRR, translated from the coding sequence ATGAAAAAATTTGAAGATCTCAAGCTTACACAAGACTTATTGAAAGGCCTGGCGGACCATTCTTTTACAACTCCAACTGATATTCAATATCAAGCTATTCCTCATATAATCGAAAATCGTGATGTTCTTGGACTTGCTCGTACTGGAACAGGGAAGACTGTTGCGTTTATTTTGCCAATTGTTCAAAAAGTTAAAGTGGCAGGCGTTGCGCTTATCATCACACCAACAAGAGAACTTGCAACACAGATTAAAAATTGTTTTGATCTCTTTGGTGGACCACTTGGTTTGAAGTCTGTTGATCTTATTGGTGGAGTAAGAAAGGAGATTCAAATTGAAAAACTTAAGGAGTCCCCATCTCTTATCGTTGCAACTCCTGGCAGGTTTATAGACCTTATTAATAATGAAGAAATTTCAACTGGTGATATAACGACTTTCATCATTGACGAAGCTGATATGCTTTTGGATATGGGATTTTTAAATGATATTCACTTTATCATTAATAAGATTCCTGCTAAAAGACAAAATCTTCTATTCTCCGCCACGATGCCTGCGGCTATCGAATTACTTGCTAATGAAATTTTGAATAACCCTGTAAAAGTTGAGGTTACGCCTGAGTCTTCTGTTGTTGATTCGATTGAACAGCGAGTTTTCTTTGTTTCTGAGGAGAATAAAGAGTTTCTTCTTCTCTCTTTATTAGAGCAAGAGAAGCTTAATAAAGTAATTATTTTTTGTAAGGCGAAGTATGGTGTCGCCAATGTGGTCGAGAGACTACGTTCATCTGGGGTTTCGGTTCAAGACCTCCATAGTAATAAATCTCAAGTCGAGCGTGAAAGAGCACTTAAAGAATTTGATAATGAAGAGGTGAGGGTTTTGGTGGCAACTGATATCGCAGCCCGAGGTCTTGATATCTCAAAAGTTAGTCATGTTATTAATTTCAATTTGCCAGAAGATGCAGCCAATTATGTTCATCGCATAGGTCGAACGGCAAGAGCTGGTAAAGATGGTGATGCGATTTCTTTATGCTCGGAAAAAGACTTACCATTACTTAGAAATATTGAGGCCCTGATCAAAAAGAAGATTCCTGTTGAAAGAAATCATCCCTTCCATGCAGAGCTGGTTGTCCCTGCAAAGAAGAAAAGAAGTAGAAGACGTCGTTAG
- a CDS encoding alpha/beta fold hydrolase: MKSILIFTGVLLSLVSCSSNNKLSYNANLDSFVYPHKVEKIELSTQNQKLKMAYMYLTKEGATKTAVLLHGKNFSGYYWEDVAQLMLEKGYNVVIPDQIGFGKSDKPKNYQYSFANLALNTKTLLDHLGIKEITLVGHSMGGMLATRFTKIYPKTVKHLVLINPIGLEDYLRYTQFKDTDFFYKSELSKTPEKIREYQKKNYYDGKWSPKYEELIQTSIGQLNGGDWDLVAWNNALTYGPIFSEPVVDDFRIINNPVTLILGTRDRTGPGRGFMKKGEKYQLGQYQNLGKKIIKLLKNGKYIELKGLGHMPQIEDFERFKKVFLKAI; the protein is encoded by the coding sequence ATGAAATCAATTTTAATTTTTACGGGAGTTTTACTCTCTCTTGTTTCTTGTTCTAGTAACAATAAATTATCTTACAATGCCAACCTTGATAGTTTTGTATACCCACACAAAGTTGAAAAAATAGAATTAAGTACACAGAACCAAAAACTTAAAATGGCATACATGTACCTAACAAAAGAAGGGGCAACAAAGACTGCGGTACTTCTCCATGGAAAAAACTTCTCAGGCTATTACTGGGAAGACGTGGCACAGCTCATGCTTGAAAAAGGATATAATGTCGTTATCCCAGACCAAATTGGTTTTGGGAAATCAGATAAGCCAAAAAATTACCAGTACAGTTTTGCCAATCTAGCCCTTAATACGAAGACACTTCTCGATCACTTAGGAATTAAAGAGATAACACTTGTCGGTCACTCTATGGGCGGGATGCTAGCTACTCGATTTACTAAAATATATCCAAAAACTGTCAAGCACTTAGTCCTTATCAACCCTATTGGACTTGAAGATTACTTACGTTATACGCAATTCAAAGACACAGACTTCTTCTATAAGAGTGAGCTTTCAAAGACTCCAGAAAAGATCAGAGAATATCAGAAGAAAAATTACTATGACGGAAAATGGTCACCAAAATATGAAGAACTTATCCAGACAAGTATTGGTCAACTAAATGGTGGTGACTGGGATCTTGTAGCATGGAATAATGCTCTAACTTACGGTCCGATTTTTTCAGAGCCTGTGGTTGATGACTTTCGCATCATCAATAACCCTGTAACACTTATCTTGGGAACAAGAGATAGAACAGGACCAGGCCGTGGCTTTATGAAGAAGGGCGAAAAGTATCAACTTGGACAATACCAAAACTTAGGGAAGAAAATTATAAAGCTTCTTAAGAATGGTAAGTATATAGAGCTTAAGGGCCTAGGGCACATGCCACAAATTGAAGATTTTGAAAGATTCAAGAAAGTATTTTTAAAAGCTATTTAA